The nucleotide sequence AAAGCTTTCGCAACTAAGAGAGCTTTGCTTAGTATTAAAACAAGCTGGAAAAAAAGCTGGGCTTCACAGTGGAAAAGTGCAAGAGAATTTAAATATAAATCTACAAACGTCTTAGTGAATTCAATTTATTAATCACACCAAAATAAGCATTTAGCAATTGACAGATAAAATATAATATTATAAAATTAAACGAGGAGACGACAAACTATGGATATAGAAAGATTCTTATTGACTTGGGGAATTAGCTCATTTTTATTTTTTATTTTCTTAACTCTTTTAAAGCGATGGATAACAAAAATCGTAAAGAATGAACTAGATAAACATTCGCATGAAAACCGATAGAAGTGAAATTTTACTGAGATTACTGATTGCTATTCTTTTGGGATTGGTTGTCGCTTATATAAGTTTGAATAATGAAACCAAAGTTTATGCTGATATAATTATCATAGTGACAGGAATCGCAAGTTTTGTTCTATATATTTGGGAAAAGTTAAAAGGTGAATAACGATTATAATTGGTCTGAATCAGAAATAATTCCCATCTCGGCAATTAGTCATCATTTGTATTGTCCGAGGCAGAATGCTCTTATCCACACAGAAGGTGTGTTTAGTGATAATGTGCTCACGACTTCTGGAAATATTGGACATCAATTTGTAGACGACGAAAAAAGTTACACCGATCACGGTATCAAGAAAGAAACTTCTTACCGAGTCTTTAGCGAGAAGTATGGACTCAGTGGAATAGCGGATATTATAGAGTTTCCCCTGAATGCACCGCCATTACCGATTGATTATAAGAATGGTAAAATTTCTTCTTGGGAAAACCAAGAGTCACAAGTCTGTGCCATTGCAATCTGTTTAGAAGAGATGTTGGATGTTGAAATTAAGATTGGTGCCATTTATCATATTCAATCTAAGAAACGCCATGAGTTTACTATCGATAATCCGCTTAGAGAAAAAACATTACGCGCTGTAGAGGAAATTCGTCATAATCTGGTGAATAATATTTTACCAAGAGCACTGTATTCCAAGCGGTTATGTGATAATTGTAGCCTTTATCAATTTTGTCTTCCTAAGATCAAAGAACCAAAAACACAAGATTCAATTTTTAAACCGGTGGATTTCAATGGCTGAAGTTAAATTAAATATTTTGTATATCACTCAAGAAGGTCTCTATTTACACCATGAATTAGAGAAAATCAAAGTAGAGCGAAAGTATGAGACAATTATGGAATTGCCAATTCATCATTTACAGGGAATTATAATCTTCGGTATATGCAGCATTAGCCCATCCTTATTGCGGAAATGCCTTGAACGTGGAATCTTTGTTTCTTACCTAACGGCGAGGGGCAAGTTCATGGGAAGACTAGAAGGAGCTAATTCTGGTAATGTGCTACTTAGAAAAGCACAATTCAAAAAATCGGAAATGGACGCTGAGAAATTGAAGATTGCT is from Leptospiraceae bacterium and encodes:
- the cas4 gene encoding CRISPR-associated protein Cas4, producing the protein MNNDYNWSESEIIPISAISHHLYCPRQNALIHTEGVFSDNVLTTSGNIGHQFVDDEKSYTDHGIKKETSYRVFSEKYGLSGIADIIEFPLNAPPLPIDYKNGKISSWENQESQVCAIAICLEEMLDVEIKIGAIYHIQSKKRHEFTIDNPLREKTLRAVEEIRHNLVNNILPRALYSKRLCDNCSLYQFCLPKIKEPKTQDSIFKPVDFNG